The following proteins come from a genomic window of Sesamum indicum cultivar Zhongzhi No. 13 linkage group LG10, S_indicum_v1.0, whole genome shotgun sequence:
- the LOC105172922 gene encoding SH3 domain-containing protein 2-like, producing the protein MEAIRKQASRLREQVARQQQAVLRQFGAYGDTDVIMNNDAELRQHKKLEKLYISTRAAKHFQRDIVRGIEGCIVIGSKQIEIGTKMSEDSRKYGVQNTCTSGNTLSKAASNFARARAQMEKERGDLLKALGTQVTEPLRAMVMGAPLDDARHLAQRYDRMRQDAEAQAFEVARRQAKVREGNDHPDLASKLEAAEAKLQDLKSNVAVLGKEAASALAAVEDQQQRLTLQRLTAMVEAERAYHQRVLQILDQLEGEMISECQRIEAAPSPRVDNTSAPPSYEDANGVSTSPAQNGSTDNMGYFLGEVMYSYQAESDVELNLSIGDYIVVRKVSNNGWAEGECKGKAGWFPFGYIERRERVLASKVAEVF; encoded by the exons ATGGAAGCCATCAGAAAGCAAGCCTCCAGGCTACGAGAACAGGTAGCCAGGCAGCAGCAG GCTGTTCTAAGGCAGTTCGGTGCGTATGGAGATACAGATGTTATCATGAATAATGATGCTGAGCTCCGGCAGCACAAGAAGTTGGAAAAGCTATACATATCTACTCGTGCTGCCAAG CATTTCCAAAGGGACATTGTTCGTGGCATTGAAGGCTGTATAGTTATAGGATCCAAACAAATTGAAATAG GAACTAAAATGTCAGAAGATAGCAGAAAGTATGGTGTTCAGAATACATGCACCAGTGGTAATACATTATCAAAAGCTGCATCGAATTTTGCAAGAGCTCGTGCTCAAATGGAGAAAGAGCGTGGAGATCTGTTGAAAGCGCTTGGGACACAG GTGACTGAACCATTAAGAGCTATGGTAATGGGAGCTCCACTGGATGATGCCCGTCATCTTGCTCAACGATATGATAGAATGAGACAAGATGCGGAAGCTCAG GCTTTTGAAGTTGCCAGAAGACAAGCAAAAGTTAGAGAAGGAAATGACCATCCAGACTTAGCTTCCAAACTTGAAGCAGCCGAAGCTAAATTGCAAGATTTGAAGTCCAACGTTGCTGTACTGGGTAAAGAAGCTGCTTCAGCATTGGCTGCTGTTGAAGATCAACAACAAAGGTTGACACTGCAACGACTGACAGCCATG GTTGAAGCAGAACGTGCTTACCATCAACGAGTTCTTCAAATACTTGATCAGCTAGAAGGCGAG ATGATATCTGAATGCCAAAGAATTGAAGCAGCTCCTAGTCCTCGTGTGGACAATACTTCTGCACCTCCATCATATGAAGATGCAAATGGGGTGTCTACTTCACCAGCGCAGAATGGATCAACTGATAACATGGGCTACTTTCTTGGGGAG GTCATGTACTCATACCAAGCTGAATCTGATGTGGAGCTTAATTTGTCAATTGGAGACTATATTGTCGTTCGAAAG GTTTCAAATAACGGGTGGGCTGAAGGTGAATGCAAAGGCAAAGCCGGTTGGTTTCCTTTTGGATACATTGAGAGACGCGAGCGTGTACTTGCAAGCAAGGTAGCTGAAGTTTTCTGA
- the LOC105172923 gene encoding cytochrome P450 84A1-like, translating to MESILQDLQTSPNMSLALLFLLLFITILLLNKLVKRNPFPPGPKGLPVIGNMRMISLLTHRGLAELAKTYGGLFHLKMGHVHMVAVSTAEMARQVLQAQDNVFSNRPATIAISYLTYDRADMAFAHYGPFWRQMRKVCVTKVFSRKRAESWASAREEIDSLIKAIDARVGSPVNIGEIVLGLTKNITYRAAFGSMSQEGQEEFVKIMQEFSKLFGAFNVADFLPWMRWINGQDFHKRLEKARGSLDQFIDKIIDDHLKKRHNKNSHEEDDGAKVEDDMVDELMEFYNENDNSKNDPVSTNISITRDNIKALIMDVMFGGTETVASAIEWAMAELMHSWEDLKKVQQELAEVVGFDRKVQESDLEKLTYLRCVVKETLRLHPPIPLLLHETAADAVVDGYKIPAKARVMINAWAIAREHGAWDEPNTFMPSRFLESGAPDFRGSNFEYIPFGSGRRSCPGMQLGLYALELTVAHLCHSFNWELPDGMKGDDLDMNDVFGLTAPRAVQLVAIPQNRLNFPLF from the exons ATGGAGAGCATTCTTCAAGATCTCCAAACATCTCCAAACATGTCCTTAGCATTGCTATTCCTTCTTCTCTTCATCACCATACTTTTGTTGAACAAGTTGGTAAAAAGAAACCCTTTCCCACCAGGGCCGAAGGGATTACCAGTGATAGGCAACATGCGGATGATCAGCCTGTTGACCCACCGCGGCCTGGCGGAGCTGGCCAAGACCTACGGCGGTTTATTCCACCTGAAAATGGGTCACGTCCACATGGTGGCTGTGTCCACGGCGGAGATGGCCCGACAGGTCCTTCAAGCCCAAGATAACGTGTTCTCCAACCGGCCCGCAACTATTGCTATCAGTTACTTAACCTACGACAGAGCTGACATGGCGTTTGCTCATTACGGGCCCTTCTGGCGCCAGATGCGAAAGGTTTGTGTCACAAAGGTTTTCAGTCGGAAACGGGCCGAATCATGGGCTTCGGCCCGAGAAGAAATCGATTCGCTGATTAAAGCTATCGATGCTAGGGTTGGATCACCGGTTAACATAGGGGAAATAGTGCTTGGATTGACTAAAAACATCACTTATCGGGCCGCGTTCGGGTCCATGTCACAAGAAGGGCAAGAGGAGTTTGTGAAGATTATGCAAGAATTCTCCAAGCTTTTTGGGGCTTTTAATGTTGCTGATTTTTTACCATGGATGAGGTGGATCAACGGCCAAGATTTCCATAAAAGGCTCGAAAAAGCTCGTGGATCATTGGATCAATTCATTGACAAGATCATCGACGATCATTTAAAGAAGAGACACAACAAGAATAGtcatgaagaagatgatgggGCGAAGGTCGAAGATGATATGGTGGATGAGCTAATGgaattttataatgaaaatgacAACAGCAAGAATGATCCCGTATCGACTAATATTAGCATTACAAGAGACAACATCAAGGCCCTCATCATG GACGTCATGTTTGGCGGGACCGAAACTGTGGCGTCGGCGATCGAATGGGCCATGGCGGAGCTAATGCACAGCTGGGAAGACCTAAAGAAAGTGCAACAAGAGCTCGCCGAGGTCGTCGGCTTCGACCGAAAAGTTCAGGAATCCGATCTCGAAAAACTCACCTACCTCAGATGCGTCGTCAAAGAGACGCTACGTCTACACCCCCCGATCCCGCTCCTCCTTCACGAGACGGCCGCCGACGCCGTCGTCGACGGCTACAAAATCCCGGCGAAGGCGCGGGTGATGATCAACGCGTGGGCGATTGCGCGAGAGCACGGCGCCTGGGATGAGCCCAACACGTTCATGCCCTCTAGGTTCCTGGAAAGTGGGGCGCCCGATTTCAGGGGGAGCAACTTCGAGTACATTCCATTCGGGTCGGGTCGGAGGTCCTGCCCGGGAATGCAATTGGGGCTGTATGCTTTGGAGTTGACTGTGGCCCACCTTTGCCATAGCTTTAACTGGGAGTTGCCTGATGGGATGAAGGGTGATGATCTTGATATGAATGATGTGTTTGGGCTCACTGCACCCAGAGCAGTCCAACTTGTCGCAATCCCTCAAAATCGTCTGAATTTCCCATTGTTCTAA